In Alkalihalobacterium alkalinitrilicum, a genomic segment contains:
- the hmpA gene encoding NO-inducible flavohemoprotein yields the protein MTTTKTLSQETIEIIKSTVPVLAEHGEAITKRFYQMMFTNHPELLNIFNHANQKQGKQPRALANSVYAAAAHIDNLEAIIPVVRQIAHKHRSLNVKAEHYPIVGKHLLLAIKDVLGDAATDDIINAWSEAYGVIADVFISVEREMYEEAERKAGGWKEFRPFTVAKKVQESDVITSFYLKPEDEGALSDFLPGQYISIKIVIDGEEYNHIRQYSLSDVSGTGYYRISVKREDARQDIPAGVVSTYLHNHVNEGDVLEITAPAGDFVLNTENDRPVFLISGGVGQTPMISMLKTLINRVPEKQVTYIHAAINGKYHALGEEVATTVSNSNNVNYYVAYEQLTDEDRAAAIYQKEGYIDLDWLKSVVKSTDAEFYFCGPVPFMKVINQSLKDLGVPQEQIHFEFFGPAGELDK from the coding sequence ATGACTACTACAAAAACATTAAGTCAAGAGACAATTGAAATTATTAAATCAACGGTACCTGTTTTAGCTGAACATGGAGAAGCGATTACAAAGCGCTTTTATCAAATGATGTTCACAAATCATCCAGAATTGTTAAATATCTTTAACCATGCTAATCAAAAGCAAGGAAAACAACCTAGAGCTCTTGCGAACTCTGTATATGCAGCTGCGGCTCATATTGATAATTTAGAAGCGATTATTCCAGTAGTAAGACAAATTGCACATAAACACAGAAGCTTAAATGTAAAAGCTGAACATTACCCGATCGTTGGAAAACATTTATTATTGGCGATCAAAGACGTTTTAGGGGATGCGGCTACTGATGATATTATTAATGCATGGTCTGAAGCATATGGAGTGATTGCAGATGTATTCATTTCAGTCGAACGTGAAATGTATGAAGAGGCGGAAAGAAAAGCAGGGGGATGGAAAGAGTTTAGACCGTTTACAGTAGCTAAAAAAGTCCAAGAAAGTGATGTCATTACATCGTTTTATTTAAAACCTGAAGATGAAGGTGCGCTTTCCGATTTCCTTCCTGGACAATATATTTCAATAAAAATAGTTATTGATGGGGAAGAATATAATCATATTAGACAATATAGTTTATCAGATGTATCAGGTACAGGATATTATCGTATTAGTGTGAAACGAGAGGATGCTCGTCAAGACATTCCAGCTGGAGTCGTTTCAACGTATTTGCATAACCATGTCAATGAAGGTGACGTCCTTGAAATCACTGCTCCAGCTGGTGACTTTGTCCTTAACACAGAAAATGACCGCCCAGTTTTCTTAATTAGTGGAGGGGTTGGACAAACACCGATGATTAGTATGTTAAAAACATTAATAAATCGTGTGCCTGAAAAACAAGTAACGTATATTCACGCAGCGATTAACGGTAAATATCATGCTCTAGGGGAAGAAGTTGCAACTACTGTTTCTAATAGCAACAACGTTAATTATTACGTTGCCTATGAGCAACTAACAGATGAAGATCGTGCTGCTGCAATCTATCAAAAAGAAGGATACATTGATTTAGACTGGCTGAAGTCTGTTGTGAAGAGTACAGATGCAGAGTTTTACTTCTGTGGTCCAGTACCATTTATGAAAGTAATCAATCAGTCTTTAAAAGATTTGGGTGTTCCACAGGAACAAATTCATTTTGAATTTTTTGGTCCTGCTGGGGAGTTAGATAAGTAA
- a CDS encoding Rrf2 family transcriptional regulator: MQLTSYTDYSLRVLLYLGTQPENQLSSIKEISSAYGISNNHLSKIVFELGKLGLIETIRGRNGGIKLAKQPKSINIGAVVRQTEDLQIVECFNEEGNLCIISSGCRLKHVLNDAMKAFLKVLDSYTLEDILINKDYLRTLLPKV; the protein is encoded by the coding sequence ATGCAGTTAACATCTTATACAGATTATTCACTTCGAGTTCTTCTCTATTTAGGGACTCAGCCCGAGAACCAGCTTTCAAGTATTAAAGAAATTTCCTCAGCTTATGGAATTTCAAATAATCATCTTAGTAAAATTGTATTTGAATTAGGGAAACTAGGTTTAATAGAGACAATAAGAGGACGAAATGGCGGAATAAAACTTGCAAAACAACCAAAATCAATTAATATTGGGGCAGTCGTTAGACAAACGGAAGACTTACAAATCGTTGAATGTTTTAACGAAGAAGGAAACCTTTGTATCATCAGTTCAGGATGTAGATTAAAACATGTGTTGAATGATGCCATGAAAGCATTCTTAAAAGTCCTTGATAGTTATACACTTGAGGATATATTAATTAACAAAGATTACTTGAGGACGCTATTACCAAAAGTTTAG
- a CDS encoding methyl-accepting chemotaxis protein, translating into MQLTIQKKLFFIILLLLAVPSLIIGIVGFNSAKSSLNQLSGTMLENSTKQVVHMISALNNEVDKGTLSLEEAQETVKTFILGERMADGTRPVNTNIDLGEYGYIFVIDNQGNVQTHPSLEGDNAWEFQASDGSYFVQEFINVAESGGGFVYYDFPHPSNPDRNETKIGYSEIDPYWGWVIVPSSYMSDYNSGANQVLYILLITLGLSLLIGTVITYLFSRHLSKPIQALSQQVQEVASGNLRVSELNIKNKDEIGLLATSVNKMTKNLKEIIGQVSSSSEQVASTSEELSASSGQTSKATEEITEAIQEISSGVEKQMESIEEMSNVVTQISTGIEAISKNAEEVNQSSEETANTAQKGKQVVFQSMEQMNQINASSIEMEKVIQALGQKSEQIENVISIITSISDQTNLLALNAAIEAARAGEHGKGFAVVADEVRKLAEESSRAGSQVNELIKDIQQEVSKTVDAMGENGRAIEEGITLANQAGKAFEEITDGVENVSYQFQDISAAIQQINTSSESLLRMVDGTEHISKEAAGYAQNVAASAEEQNASMEEITSVADTLATMGEELQNSVKRFSL; encoded by the coding sequence ATGCAACTGACAATTCAAAAAAAGCTCTTTTTTATAATTCTTCTTTTGTTAGCGGTTCCAAGTTTAATTATTGGTATTGTTGGCTTTAACTCTGCAAAAAGTAGTCTAAATCAATTAAGTGGAACCATGTTGGAAAATAGTACAAAGCAAGTCGTACATATGATTAGTGCATTAAATAATGAAGTGGATAAAGGAACTTTGTCTTTAGAAGAAGCACAAGAGACAGTTAAAACTTTTATTTTAGGGGAAAGAATGGCTGATGGAACGAGACCTGTAAATACCAATATAGATCTCGGAGAATATGGGTATATTTTTGTAATTGATAACCAAGGAAATGTTCAAACCCATCCATCCCTTGAAGGTGATAATGCTTGGGAGTTTCAAGCAAGTGATGGATCGTATTTTGTACAAGAATTTATTAATGTTGCTGAAAGTGGTGGAGGTTTTGTTTATTATGATTTCCCACATCCAAGTAATCCCGATCGAAATGAAACGAAAATAGGATATTCTGAAATTGACCCGTATTGGGGCTGGGTTATTGTACCAAGTTCATATATGTCAGATTACAACAGTGGTGCTAATCAAGTTTTATATATTCTTCTCATTACATTAGGGTTATCTTTATTAATCGGAACGGTTATTACATACTTATTTTCAAGACATTTATCAAAACCAATCCAAGCATTATCTCAACAGGTGCAAGAAGTGGCATCTGGTAACTTGAGAGTTAGTGAGTTAAACATTAAAAATAAAGATGAAATTGGTTTACTAGCGACTAGTGTAAATAAAATGACGAAAAACTTAAAAGAAATCATTGGTCAAGTGTCTTCTAGCTCTGAGCAAGTAGCATCGACTTCAGAAGAGCTATCTGCAAGTAGTGGGCAAACTAGTAAAGCAACAGAAGAAATTACAGAAGCGATACAGGAAATTTCCAGCGGTGTTGAAAAACAAATGGAAAGTATCGAAGAGATGTCTAATGTTGTAACGCAAATTTCTACTGGAATTGAAGCCATTTCCAAAAATGCAGAAGAGGTCAATCAATCTTCAGAAGAAACAGCGAATACGGCTCAAAAAGGGAAACAAGTTGTATTCCAATCGATGGAACAAATGAACCAAATTAATGCTTCAAGTATAGAAATGGAAAAAGTAATTCAAGCTTTAGGACAAAAGTCTGAGCAAATAGAAAATGTCATTTCAATCATTACTAGTATATCTGATCAAACGAATTTATTAGCCTTAAATGCAGCGATAGAAGCTGCTCGCGCAGGAGAACATGGTAAAGGGTTTGCAGTTGTTGCAGATGAGGTAAGAAAGCTAGCAGAAGAATCTAGTAGAGCGGGTAGTCAAGTAAATGAATTGATTAAAGACATTCAACAAGAAGTAAGTAAAACAGTAGATGCAATGGGTGAAAATGGACGTGCAATAGAAGAGGGGATCACACTAGCAAACCAAGCAGGAAAGGCGTTTGAGGAAATTACAGATGGTGTTGAAAATGTTAGTTATCAATTCCAAGATATTTCAGCTGCGATCCAACAAATCAATACAAGCTCAGAAAGTTTATTAAGAATGGTAGATGGTACGGAACACATTTCAAAAGAAGCGGCAGGTTATGCTCAGAATGTTGCTGCTTCAGCAGAGGAGCAAAATGCGTCTATGGAAGAAATCACTTCTGTTGCTGATACATTAGCCACCATGGGTGAAGAATTGCAAAATAGTGTAAAAAGGTTTAGCTTATAA
- a CDS encoding 2,4'-dihydroxyacetophenone dioxygenase family protein gives MVKNLELDFFTEKVALPDRAIDIESIPWVPHSEGVWFKPLRFDLTTGNWVHLTKMSSGAMIRRHRHTGGPVLAYPLHGEWYYLERDWVARPGTFVYEPPGDIHTLVVDKDKGEMITLFFLGGVIQYLDDNNNVTDQDDIFLRLKKYTDYCEANNIPIVNLTY, from the coding sequence ATGGTTAAAAATTTAGAGTTAGATTTTTTCACTGAAAAAGTAGCATTACCTGACAGAGCAATTGATATTGAAAGTATTCCGTGGGTTCCACATAGTGAAGGAGTATGGTTTAAACCGCTACGATTTGATTTAACTACTGGTAATTGGGTTCATTTAACAAAGATGTCAAGTGGTGCGATGATTAGACGCCATAGACATACAGGTGGGCCTGTTCTCGCTTATCCGCTTCATGGAGAATGGTATTATTTAGAAAGAGATTGGGTTGCTAGACCAGGAACATTTGTTTATGAGCCGCCAGGAGATATCCATACGTTAGTAGTGGATAAAGACAAAGGTGAAATGATTACGTTATTCTTCTTAGGTGGGGTCATTCAATATTTAGATGACAATAATAATGTGACTGATCAAGATGATATTTTTCTTCGATTAAAGAAATACACTGATTACTGTGAAGCTAATAATATACCAATCGTAAATTTGACATACTAG
- a CDS encoding MFS transporter: MIGNILSGIWIDRIGSKRILYLGMLLVGIVLIFYTTVSNPYQLLVVRFFHGIAGGFIVPAAFTYLGTRGKRKAKGKTMAFSGAGVGVAAIAGPALGAIVSGRYGYDTLFYLVSSLMIVFGMLAAFCLKNSPTPKPVDGMKKSMTFPNIKPLVQAYLSIFLLLYTLGLLTYLLPLKVEALHGQSEITGLLMSVFGLVAIVLFILPTNKLFDQWEKTVFMKSGLIIISIALIVLSISFTIWQMFLAMGLYGIGFALIFPSTSATVIECSKENEKGRAFGLFYACFSLGVMFGSFIAGLLPLIPTFQFFIGALFVLITVFIHSALSRFRI, translated from the coding sequence ATGATCGGAAATATATTGTCAGGAATTTGGATCGATCGTATAGGTTCAAAAAGAATTTTATACTTAGGAATGCTTTTGGTAGGAATCGTACTTATATTTTATACGACCGTTTCTAATCCGTATCAGTTGTTAGTCGTTCGCTTTTTTCACGGAATTGCAGGAGGCTTCATTGTACCAGCCGCTTTTACTTATTTAGGTACAAGAGGAAAGCGGAAAGCAAAAGGGAAAACAATGGCTTTTTCAGGTGCGGGTGTAGGTGTCGCTGCGATAGCAGGTCCAGCATTAGGGGCAATTGTTAGTGGAAGATACGGGTATGACACTTTATTTTATCTCGTCTCGAGTTTAATGATCGTCTTCGGTATGCTTGCTGCTTTTTGCTTAAAAAATAGCCCAACACCGAAACCTGTAGACGGCATGAAAAAATCAATGACTTTTCCGAATATAAAGCCGTTAGTGCAAGCTTACTTGTCTATCTTTTTGTTGCTTTATACTTTAGGATTGTTAACTTATTTATTGCCTTTAAAAGTAGAAGCATTGCATGGCCAATCTGAAATCACGGGTCTCTTAATGAGTGTTTTTGGATTAGTTGCTATCGTCTTGTTTATTCTTCCAACTAATAAACTGTTTGATCAATGGGAAAAAACAGTGTTTATGAAAAGTGGTTTAATCATAATATCAATCGCTCTTATCGTGTTATCAATTTCATTTACTATATGGCAAATGTTTTTAGCGATGGGTCTTTATGGTATTGGCTTTGCTCTCATCTTTCCATCAACAAGTGCAACGGTTATTGAGTGTTCCAAAGAAAATGAGAAGGGAAGAGCATTCGGCCTATTTTATGCTTGTTTTTCACTAGGTGTAATGTTCGGTTCTTTTATTGCAGGTTTGCTACCGTTAATACCAACTTTTCAATTTTTTATTGGAGCCCTTTTTGTATTAATCACCGTTTTTATTCATAGCGCTCTATCCAGGTTTAGAATATAG
- a CDS encoding AAA family ATPase — protein MSSLQKWLRIILPEVQLFDYVKQHGLITKKKRNGRMNSIPTSTTNSNTYASHKSTPSIHQRPSQQHSPISSSSVKDVARDAKKGVQQLRTNTNYDRLDEVFENIRLTLRQQVIEQDPFIEQLVAAYKKAFLQGEKGVVQQSILLAGPKGTGKMLGLSILVEQLYQHRLIPYRKIMEIDLSTYSDREIHTNFISDCAAAFEYGIGTVCFKGVDKTSQEILNYVSHLVSKGYFRTETGLTVEAKDYFIIFSVESDQSNKEDIVNILPMLIRSAIHSIAITRPLSGKSLEKITNRLFSHLNSRLINNAHFSITYSQEVIEYICRLAQNEKTFVTGLQGWIEDEIFSKLIELRALKIIKQDDKIDLAIQEKSIVATIGADDIPVLQLSNQNEEPLELLLKELNDLTGLQEVKLFVKELIDTVKVQKLRKETGQKDVSLTLHMIFSGNPGTGKTTVARLIGRILKAIGILSTGQLVETARQDLVGEYVGSTAPKTNAKIKEAIGGVLFIDEAYTLSRTKQDPFGQEAIDTLVKGMEDHRDNLVIILAGYTNEMGTFLKSNPGLPSRFPFQVEFPDYRPEEMLEICTILAKQRDYVIEEQAKLELISLFAKKQVPGRNDSGNGRLVRNTLEEAIRKQSVRLAEQTIDRDLNLLIKEDFGIVKEQPFQLEEKLSEIIGLDHIKTFLRTLEKQILVDRRRKEAGIKVKTQQNINMIFTGNPGTGKTTIARYVAEMLKNLGVIKQGHLVEVGRTELVSGYVGQTAEKTKDVVESALGGVLFIDEAYALVDSNSGGVGEEAINELVRLVEIHKGNLVVILAGYTEDMEKFLKVNPGLASRFPLNVDFPDYSAEEMVQMTEWMAQSRGFLLAESVTNPLKEWYETKQIAGRKDIGNGRLVRNTLEEAIRKQAVRISDEIELTNDELTLLIPYDFSLEEIEVEQTALEDLEKIIGLDEVKKFVESLFAQIEMNKRRKALGLPDMGNQSLHMVFKGNPGIGKTTIARVVAKRLKEISVIKSDTLVETDRAGLVAGYVGQTALKTKDVIDRALGGVLFIDEAYSLARDSFGKEAIDTLVKAMEDHKDELVVIVAGYEEDMEQFLAINPGLRSRFPNIITFPDYSATEMLKISRLVFHSKGYKASKPAEEELLEMFKEYEGREDSGNGRLVRNVCEEAIRQHAVRYAKKLDASVEELTTVDVEDMVKIKGGKNW, from the coding sequence ATGTCTTCACTTCAAAAGTGGTTACGTATCATTTTACCAGAAGTTCAATTGTTCGATTACGTGAAGCAACACGGACTAATCACAAAGAAAAAACGGAACGGAAGAATGAATTCAATTCCAACAAGTACTACTAACTCAAATACATATGCATCACATAAATCAACACCTTCTATCCATCAAAGACCTAGTCAACAACATTCACCAATAAGCTCTAGCAGTGTAAAAGATGTGGCTCGCGATGCCAAAAAAGGAGTACAGCAATTACGAACGAATACGAATTATGATCGTCTTGATGAAGTTTTTGAAAATATTAGGCTTACTTTGAGGCAACAAGTTATCGAACAAGACCCTTTTATAGAGCAATTAGTTGCAGCATATAAGAAAGCGTTTCTTCAAGGGGAAAAGGGTGTTGTTCAACAATCGATTTTGCTAGCGGGTCCTAAAGGCACAGGGAAAATGTTAGGTCTTTCTATATTAGTTGAACAGTTGTATCAGCACCGTCTCATTCCATATCGTAAAATAATGGAAATTGATTTATCTACGTATAGTGATCGCGAAATACATACAAATTTTATATCGGATTGTGCAGCAGCGTTTGAGTACGGTATAGGTACGGTATGTTTCAAAGGTGTCGACAAAACGTCTCAAGAAATTCTCAACTATGTATCCCATCTTGTTAGTAAAGGGTATTTCCGGACAGAAACGGGTCTTACAGTTGAGGCGAAGGATTATTTCATCATTTTCTCGGTAGAGTCGGATCAATCTAATAAAGAAGATATAGTAAATATTTTACCGATGTTGATAAGGTCAGCAATTCATTCTATCGCCATTACACGTCCGCTTTCAGGAAAGTCTCTAGAAAAAATTACAAACCGCCTTTTTTCTCATTTAAATAGTCGGCTGATCAACAATGCACATTTTTCGATCACGTATTCACAAGAAGTGATTGAATACATATGCAGGCTTGCTCAAAATGAGAAAACATTTGTCACTGGTCTCCAAGGGTGGATTGAAGATGAGATTTTTTCAAAGCTTATTGAATTACGTGCGCTTAAAATTATTAAGCAAGACGATAAAATTGATTTAGCAATTCAAGAAAAGTCAATTGTAGCAACGATTGGTGCTGACGATATCCCAGTATTACAACTTTCGAATCAAAATGAGGAACCTCTTGAGCTATTACTTAAAGAGTTGAATGACTTAACAGGGTTGCAGGAAGTGAAATTATTTGTAAAGGAATTAATCGATACCGTAAAAGTACAAAAATTACGTAAGGAAACGGGCCAAAAAGATGTTTCTCTAACCTTACATATGATTTTTTCAGGTAACCCAGGGACAGGGAAAACAACGGTTGCGCGTTTGATCGGTAGAATTTTAAAGGCGATCGGTATTCTTTCTACCGGACAACTCGTAGAAACGGCGAGACAAGATTTAGTAGGAGAGTATGTAGGATCTACTGCACCGAAAACGAATGCCAAAATCAAAGAAGCGATTGGCGGAGTTTTATTTATTGATGAAGCTTATACATTATCACGAACAAAACAGGATCCATTTGGCCAAGAAGCAATTGATACACTCGTGAAAGGAATGGAAGATCATCGTGATAATTTAGTGATCATTTTAGCTGGCTATACAAATGAAATGGGGACTTTTTTAAAATCAAATCCTGGTCTACCATCTCGTTTCCCTTTTCAAGTTGAATTTCCTGACTATCGACCAGAGGAAATGCTTGAAATCTGCACCATCCTTGCTAAACAAAGAGATTATGTAATTGAAGAACAAGCAAAGCTAGAATTAATTTCACTTTTTGCCAAAAAACAAGTTCCTGGACGAAATGACAGCGGTAATGGTCGTCTTGTGCGGAATACCCTTGAGGAAGCGATTCGAAAACAGTCGGTTCGGCTAGCAGAACAAACGATAGACCGTGATTTAAATTTATTAATAAAAGAAGACTTCGGAATTGTAAAAGAACAACCTTTCCAACTTGAAGAGAAATTAAGTGAAATTATCGGACTTGACCATATCAAGACATTCCTTCGAACTCTCGAAAAGCAAATTCTTGTGGATCGCAGAAGAAAAGAAGCTGGAATTAAGGTAAAGACACAACAAAATATAAATATGATCTTTACAGGTAATCCTGGGACAGGGAAAACTACAATTGCCCGCTATGTTGCAGAAATGTTGAAAAACCTTGGCGTGATAAAACAAGGCCATTTAGTTGAAGTTGGTCGAACAGAACTTGTTTCAGGATATGTCGGACAAACCGCAGAGAAGACAAAGGATGTAGTAGAATCTGCATTGGGTGGAGTACTTTTTATTGATGAGGCTTATGCACTTGTAGATTCAAATAGTGGTGGCGTTGGTGAAGAAGCAATTAACGAATTAGTGCGTTTAGTTGAAATCCATAAAGGTAATCTTGTCGTCATACTTGCTGGATATACGGAAGATATGGAAAAATTTTTAAAAGTAAATCCTGGCCTTGCTTCTCGTTTTCCACTAAATGTTGATTTTCCTGATTATTCAGCAGAGGAAATGGTCCAAATGACCGAATGGATGGCACAATCCAGAGGCTTTTTATTAGCAGAAAGTGTTACAAATCCTTTAAAAGAGTGGTATGAAACGAAACAAATTGCTGGGCGGAAAGATATTGGTAATGGACGACTTGTTCGAAATACGTTAGAGGAAGCGATTCGAAAACAAGCAGTAAGAATTTCAGATGAAATTGAATTAACGAATGACGAGTTAACTTTATTAATTCCTTATGACTTTAGTTTAGAAGAAATTGAAGTGGAACAAACTGCTCTTGAAGATTTAGAAAAAATTATCGGATTAGATGAAGTGAAGAAATTTGTAGAAAGTTTATTTGCGCAAATTGAAATGAATAAACGTCGTAAAGCACTTGGTTTACCAGACATGGGAAATCAAAGCCTACATATGGTCTTTAAAGGTAATCCAGGAATAGGAAAAACGACGATCGCCCGGGTTGTGGCTAAAAGGTTAAAAGAAATCTCAGTCATAAAGTCAGATACTCTAGTCGAAACCGATCGTGCGGGCCTTGTTGCAGGCTATGTTGGGCAAACTGCCTTAAAAACGAAAGATGTTATCGACCGAGCTTTAGGCGGGGTTCTTTTTATTGATGAAGCATATAGCCTTGCAAGGGATTCTTTTGGAAAAGAAGCGATTGATACGCTAGTAAAAGCGATGGAAGACCATAAAGATGAACTCGTTGTAATCGTCGCAGGTTATGAGGAGGATATGGAACAATTTTTAGCGATTAACCCTGGCTTACGGTCACGTTTTCCGAATATTATAACATTCCCAGACTACTCAGCCACTGAAATGTTAAAAATTAGTCGACTTGTGTTCCATAGTAAAGGCTATAAAGCATCGAAACCTGCAGAAGAAGAGTTACTAGAAATGTTTAAAGAATATGAAGGAAGAGAAGATAGTGGTAATGGTCGTCTTGTGAGAAACGTTTGTGAAGAAGCGATTCGCCAGCATGCCGTCCGATATGCTAAAAAACTGGATGCTTCTGTGGAAGAATTAACAACAGTTGATGTTGAGGATATGGTCAAGATAAAGGGGGGAAAGAATTGGTAA
- a CDS encoding sigma-54 interaction domain-containing protein, translating to MENKMQTQTTVKDLISQTKITRFLEMTEQPSLLFKSNGDLIFANKLAYQLFKVSRINSMFTNFKHSFLSQELFALGNQDRIERTRFIDEIEYNCSAQTIHFGPKTFFIESYEPRVKEVRTSKSVFELERMIDFLRDGIYITDAKGITLHINKKYSELTGINKHEVIGRHVSELIYKGFFDDSITLKVLEQKKPVTILQKTKEGNQIWLVTGNPILDSNGRIIQIFNTVYDMTELNQLRESLKNKEMMNQIQKAEIQKLRDQISHIPDLIGTSESLKKVKKVIHKVAKINSSILILGETGSGKNVVAKAIHDLSDRSANPFIEVNCGALPEHLIETELFGYVSGAFTGANKQGKKGLLEVAHQGTLFLDEIGEMPQHLQVKLLTFLQDQKVRRVGGSEYVQVDVRIIAATNKDLEQLIIEEKFREDLYYRISVVPIKLPPLREHKEDIYILVNSFLEKFNTKHNCNVKLTKATYLALEKYHWPGNVRELKHLMEQLVVLADEDLISISDLPDRISTPIFFEADHDSKTLDDIMNRFELQIIKETWEELRDVKQVSDRLGIHRTTLIRKTNKLGLALDKNR from the coding sequence ATGGAAAATAAAATGCAAACACAGACAACGGTTAAAGATCTCATAAGTCAAACAAAAATAACAAGATTTTTAGAAATGACAGAACAACCTTCCCTACTTTTTAAAAGCAATGGAGACTTAATCTTTGCCAATAAATTAGCTTATCAATTATTTAAAGTATCCCGCATTAATTCCATGTTTACCAATTTCAAACATTCATTTTTAAGCCAGGAATTATTTGCATTAGGAAATCAGGATCGTATCGAACGTACAAGGTTCATAGATGAAATCGAATATAATTGCAGTGCGCAAACCATACATTTTGGTCCTAAAACATTTTTTATAGAAAGTTATGAACCCCGAGTGAAAGAAGTAAGAACTAGTAAGTCCGTTTTTGAATTAGAGAGAATGATTGATTTTTTGCGAGATGGAATTTACATAACGGACGCAAAAGGGATTACGCTTCATATCAACAAAAAATATTCTGAATTAACAGGCATTAACAAACATGAAGTAATTGGTCGACATGTGTCAGAGTTAATTTATAAAGGTTTTTTCGATGACTCGATTACATTAAAAGTGTTGGAGCAAAAAAAACCTGTTACTATTTTGCAAAAAACAAAAGAGGGTAATCAAATTTGGTTAGTCACAGGAAATCCTATTCTTGATAGTAATGGTAGGATTATTCAAATTTTTAATACTGTTTATGATATGACTGAACTTAACCAATTACGTGAGTCTCTTAAAAATAAAGAAATGATGAACCAAATTCAAAAAGCAGAAATCCAAAAACTTCGAGATCAAATATCTCATATACCAGATCTGATCGGCACTAGCGAGTCGTTAAAAAAAGTGAAGAAAGTTATACATAAAGTTGCTAAAATAAATTCTTCTATTTTAATTTTAGGAGAAACAGGAAGTGGAAAAAATGTGGTTGCTAAGGCAATACACGATTTAAGCGATAGATCTGCTAACCCTTTTATAGAAGTAAATTGTGGTGCTCTACCCGAACATTTAATAGAAACAGAGTTATTCGGTTACGTTTCTGGGGCTTTTACTGGAGCTAATAAACAAGGGAAGAAAGGACTTCTTGAAGTAGCTCATCAAGGCACTCTATTCCTAGATGAAATAGGGGAAATGCCTCAACATCTACAAGTTAAACTACTTACTTTTTTACAAGATCAGAAGGTTCGTCGTGTAGGAGGGTCTGAGTATGTTCAAGTGGATGTGCGAATTATTGCCGCGACAAATAAGGACTTGGAACAATTAATAATAGAGGAAAAGTTTAGAGAAGACTTATACTATCGAATTTCAGTAGTTCCGATTAAATTGCCGCCCTTAAGGGAACACAAAGAAGACATTTATATTTTAGTTAATTCCTTTTTAGAAAAATTTAACACAAAACACAACTGTAATGTTAAACTGACCAAAGCGACTTACCTTGCTTTAGAAAAATATCATTGGCCAGGTAATGTAAGAGAGTTGAAACACTTAATGGAACAACTCGTCGTTCTTGCTGATGAGGATTTGATCTCGATTAGCGATTTACCAGATCGAATTTCTACTCCTATTTTTTTTGAAGCGGACCACGACTCGAAAACATTAGATGACATTATGAATAGATTTGAGCTCCAAATTATAAAAGAAACCTGGGAAGAATTAAGAGATGTCAAACAAGTTTCTGACCGATTAGGTATACACCGTACGACCTTAATCCGTAAGACGAACAAGCTTGGGTTAGCTTTGGATAAAAACCGTTGA